A DNA window from Thermoplasmata archaeon contains the following coding sequences:
- a CDS encoding RHS repeat-associated core domain-containing protein: MKSSSGCGASNTYGFTSRENEAALMYYRTRYYDPSAGRFTSSDSAGLCGGYNRYAYVGNNPANRIDPSGRLPSRLFDGGGSDSYVSGGVGFDPVWYSPIYTTNWDCVRSKFGQNCACLLFVLGIAVPAASELFLGLTLLCLERTPPGLCNLCTAACAGAVSTKDKRLLAGCGLCLLAELAIDIKLCSTRVR, encoded by the coding sequence ATGAAGTCGTCAAGCGGATGCGGCGCCTCGAACACGTACGGCTTCACGTCGCGGGAAAACGAAGCCGCCCTGATGTACTACCGCACCCGGTACTACGATCCTTCGGCGGGTCGGTTCACGTCGTCCGATTCGGCAGGGCTCTGCGGCGGCTACAACCGCTACGCGTACGTCGGCAACAACCCGGCCAATCGGATCGACCCGAGCGGACGGCTGCCGAGTCGCCTCTTCGACGGGGGAGGGAGCGACAGCTACGTGAGCGGCGGAGTGGGTTTCGATCCGGTTTGGTACTCCCCAATCTACACGACGAACTGGGACTGCGTCAGGAGCAAATTTGGCCAGAACTGTGCGTGCCTGCTATTTGTACTGGGCATCGCTGTTCCAGCAGCTTCAGAACTCTTCCTCGGCTTGACCCTTCTATGCCTTGAGAGGACTCCCCCGGGACTCTGCAACTTGTGCACGGCGGCATGCGCGGGGGCTGTTTCCACCAAAGACAAGCGTCTTTTGGCAGGTTGCGGATTGTGTTTGCTTGCGGAACTCGCGATTGACATCAAGCTGTGCTCCACACGCGTTCGCTAG